The DNA window aataaaagggagTCAGACTTAAATAACTTGATTGAAAATATCATAACAGGGTTTAATGTTTGTTTATCAAATCAATTATAAGTTGACTATATTTACTATTCCGACTCGacattcaatttattttttaaacttattttaatttgaacaatcaaaattaacttgaccAAGTGCAACGCACGAGCATTTTTCTATTCTTATTCTTATTATCCTATAGTGCACAAACTTAATTTACTTATCATCGTCATCATGTGACACATACTAACGGCCTAAATCTGTCCACGTCGAATCGGATGCCatacgaacacggcctaattAACCCCTTTTATATCCAAGCATCTTCCTATCCCCCGTTGTCAACACCCGGTGTGGTACTAAAACAAACCTGCTCTCCCGGCCCATTGGCCATTTCAGCGATGGACTTGCTCTCGAGGTTGCGAACTTGATTGCAGGAGGCCGAGGAGGACATGGCTGCAACCGTAGAATGAGCTCCGTTTCCAGCAGCAGAGTGGGCAGCTCAAATCGGGTACGTTGCGTGCCCGCCTTTTTCCGACGCGAGACGGAGAGAGAGCGGTGGCGGCCGTCcagccggcgcggcgggcgttaaggccggccggcccagtGGCTCGAGCGCGCGAGCGATCTCGTCTCCCCATCTGCCCCTGCGTGCGCGTAGTCAATGCGCGCGCGAGCGATCTCGTCTCCTCGTACTAGTACAAAAGAGAGGGCACGCGGTGGCGCGTAGGTACAGCTACTCGCTCGTCCTCGCGGCGCCGGGGCGTCGGCATGGCGATGGCTGCTCGTCTAGCGCTCGGCGTCTTACTCTtgttcttcgtcgtcgtcgtggtgcAGGCGCAgcagcgaggcggaggcggaggcggaggcggaggcggcggcacgacgCTCCGCGGCTCCGTCGCCTGCCTCGACTGCGCCCCGGGCCACGACCTCTCCGGTACGTAATGTGCACGGTAGCGCACACGCATCGTCGGCTGCTAGCTGGTTTGCGAGGCATCGTGACGTGGCGTCGCATCGTGCCGGCAGGTGTGGTGGTCGCGGtgcgatgcggcggcggcgacggcgcggtccagctgcgggcggcgcagaccgacgagcgcggcggcttCGACGTGGCCGtgccggcggacggcggcggaggcggtcacggacggcgacggtgcgcgGCCAGggtgctcggcggcgccgagcagcTCTGCGCGCCGGGGAGGCTGGCCGTCGCGCCAGTCGTCGCCCCGGCGGAGCCCGGCTCGTATGCGCTGGGGTcccgcctcgccgtcctcacgaggtgcggcggcgccgtcgccgcgacgacggcggcggccaccggtAGCGACCAgagccccgcgccgccgcgggcgcgcAGGACGCCCACGACGAGGAGGACTCAGCCGCGCCCCGGGCGCGGCACCGGCCGGCCCTACGACGGCCCGGGACTTCCGCTCATCTACTTCTTCCCTTTCCTGCCGATCATCGGCATCCCCTGAACGAACTCAAGTCCTGAACGATTGTTGCTGCTCCTCTTCGAGTTTGCAGCaatctttaattaattactactcctACTTACTATCAGTGTCACTGTGTGATTATGCAtgtaataaacatatataaggaAGACAATAATGGAAGATGGCACGAGTTCCAGAAGCTTAAGAGTTTCTTCCCGGGGAGTTTGAAAATGTAGCGAAAGTGTGGGGGACATGTCCCCCTTGATCTCACTAGAACGATGCGATTTTGTTGCAGACAGTTTCAGGTTTTGCCTGCTCGATCTGCAACCAGAAAACGCACGGTTGCTTGTGCGCTTCATCGCATCAGCTGTGCAGTTCATCAACTCATGCAACCAGAGTGTCTTGAATTAGCAACACATTTATCCCAGTACGCATGGAAGAAATGATCGTTGCGGTGCTTAGTTAAAAGTTAGGCATTGAATGGGACTTATCTGATGCCATACCAAATTTGATAGGATTGATTTAATTTGATGGGCTATAAAAACTTAATGCCTTCCCTGGGGAAGCTTTGGAAGCATGGCTGCGTGGGTGTACAAAAACTCGGGCTCGTCAACTCGGCTTGGGCTTGACTTGAGCTCATGAAGCTCGGCTCTGCtcgaaaactaaacaagccgaGCACAAACTGGCTCGTAAGCCGCTCGGTAGGCTCGTTGAGCTATGGAAAAACTAACCTCACCCATTAACAAGTTGTTTGGCCCATAAGAAATAGAGAAACCCTTACCTATTATACGCTCCCACAACAGAAACTCACCTCCCCTTCCTGTCTTCTCACGCGGCCACGCCGCCCTCACACCGAGACCGAGACAACGAGCACGACTAGACGGCAAGAGAAGTTGTCGACCGCTGTGCTGCTACCCCCTCCCTTGTGTGTGGCACTGGCTCCGGCCACCATCCCTAGTGTTGTTCGATCTTGATGCCCCCGCACCGCTGGCATCTCTAAccaagccagctcgagctttgaaACAAGCTAAATCAAGGCGTTTTCTTTATCAAGCTGAGTTAAGCCAAGCCTATCTTTGACCAAGCTTTCAGTTTCCAAGCCCCTAATTAGCTAGTAAAGTTGGAAAAGAAGCGTTTGGCTTGATATCAAAGCtattgttaatttgttatcATCGGTAGCACAGTGTGTTGAACAAACATTGTCACTACCAAATGTTGTTGGTTAGAGACGGAAAAGACGTGTTTgatttggaaaataaaattgggtgaaaaaattttaaaatcaactttaaattttgacttataaacataaaaacaagaaaaagataagcataagaacaagaaaaagatgaaagtgtaaaattttgaacgATAGCATTTAGATGGAGTATTTGATTGTtctactataaaaaaaatggataaacGAGACCATCTAGAAGACAGACCCGATCAAGTCTCCACACAATTTCAAGTACCGGTTtcagaataaaaaatgaaacgtCACATAAGATTTCGCAGCAGTCACTCGGAGGTCCGTGTAAAATTCTCAATATTTTGCCACACTTCTCAACTCCAAGTAAAATTCTGCATAAATTGCGGCAACATGCCTATCTTATGCACCACGAGATACAAGAGAACTTATGCTTAACAGGGTTCTTATTGCAAGAATTCATGCAGCATCAGCATTGTGCCAACCCTTTGTGCATGGAGGGATCTCCATAAACTCATCAAATTCCTTGACATGAATATCACAACATTTCcactgcaaaagaaaaaaataaagatgtaGGAATCAGTGATGggaaaaatcaagaaatttaaCTGAGAGCAAAACAAAGTTTTAACCAAAAGCATACCCCTCTCATCCTGTCATGAAAAACTGCAGGACCTGGATGGTAATCGCATGCAGTATCATGGTTATCCTTCTCCTTGTAGGTTTTACCACATCCTTTGTTCTTGCAAATCCTAGGCTCActcaaatcaatttttttctttggtggTGGAACCGCAGGTT is part of the Oryza brachyantha chromosome 2, ObraRS2, whole genome shotgun sequence genome and encodes:
- the LOC121053494 gene encoding protein argonaute 12; protein product: MAMAARLALGVLLLFFVVVVVQAQQRGGGGGGGGGGGTTLRGSVACLDCAPGHDLSGVVVAVRCGGGDGAVQLRAAQTDERGGFDVAVPADGGGGGHGRRRCAARVLGGAEQLCAPGRLAVAPVVAPAEPGSYALGSRLAVLTRCGGAVAATTAAATGSDQSPAPPRARRTPTTRRTQPRPGRGTGRPYDGPGLPLIYFFPFLPIIGIP